In Actinoplanes sp. NBC_00393, a single genomic region encodes these proteins:
- the qcrB gene encoding cytochrome bc1 complex cytochrome b subunit, with amino-acid sequence MKRRKLDLAEAPKNFAKGADDRFQAATPLRGLLNKVFPDHWSFLLGEIALFSFIVLLLTGVFLTLFFDPSMKEVQYDGSYLALRGTWMSAAYESSLHLSFEVRGGLFMRQMHHWAALLFMASIIVHMARIFFTGAFRKPREINWVIGIVLFLLGFFAGFTGYSLPDDGLSGTGLRIASAIMLTLPVIGTWLSASIFGGEFPGELIIGRFYIAHVLLIPGLLLALIAAHLGIVFKQKHTQWPGPLRTNENVVGERMFPRYAMKQGGFFMAVFGVIALMAGMFQINPIWLFGPYRAAEVSSASQPDFYVMFMDGLVRLMPNWQIYIPIGNGYSIPPMFWPAVVGLGALFTLPMAYPWLEARKLKDKRTHHLLERPRDNPERVGIGMMAFTFFFIATISGGNDVIADKFHISLNAMTWAGRIGLLILPPLAYYISVRICLGLQQHDRQVLAHGVETGIIKRLPNGQFVEVHQPLGPVDDHGHPIPLEYAGWVVPKKMNRLGALAPAVKGFFFPVEKPAEIPVSPAVTAEKREEIKSGR; translated from the coding sequence GTGAAGCGCCGAAAGCTGGACCTCGCTGAGGCCCCCAAGAATTTCGCCAAGGGGGCCGACGACCGGTTCCAGGCCGCCACCCCGCTGCGCGGCCTGCTGAACAAGGTCTTCCCGGACCACTGGTCGTTCCTGCTCGGCGAAATCGCCCTGTTCTCGTTCATCGTCCTGCTGCTCACCGGTGTGTTCCTCACCCTCTTCTTCGACCCGTCGATGAAGGAGGTGCAGTACGACGGTTCCTACCTCGCACTGCGCGGCACCTGGATGTCCGCGGCGTACGAGTCGTCTCTGCACCTGTCGTTCGAGGTCCGTGGCGGCCTCTTCATGCGGCAGATGCACCACTGGGCGGCGCTGCTGTTCATGGCGTCGATCATCGTGCACATGGCCCGCATCTTCTTCACCGGCGCGTTCCGCAAGCCGCGTGAGATCAACTGGGTCATCGGCATCGTGCTCTTCCTGCTCGGCTTCTTCGCCGGCTTCACCGGTTACTCGCTCCCCGACGACGGCCTCTCCGGCACCGGTCTCCGCATCGCCTCGGCGATCATGCTGACCCTGCCGGTCATCGGCACCTGGCTGTCCGCCTCGATCTTCGGCGGCGAGTTCCCCGGCGAGCTGATCATCGGCCGGTTCTACATCGCGCACGTGCTGCTGATCCCGGGCCTGCTGCTCGCCCTGATCGCCGCGCACCTGGGCATCGTCTTCAAGCAGAAGCACACCCAGTGGCCCGGCCCGCTGCGGACCAACGAGAACGTGGTCGGCGAGCGGATGTTCCCGCGCTACGCGATGAAGCAGGGCGGCTTCTTCATGGCCGTCTTCGGGGTCATCGCCCTGATGGCCGGCATGTTCCAGATCAACCCGATCTGGCTCTTCGGGCCGTACCGGGCGGCCGAGGTCTCCTCGGCGAGCCAGCCGGACTTCTATGTCATGTTCATGGACGGCCTGGTCCGGCTCATGCCGAACTGGCAGATCTACATCCCGATCGGCAACGGCTACAGCATCCCGCCGATGTTCTGGCCGGCCGTGGTGGGTCTCGGCGCGCTGTTCACGCTGCCGATGGCGTACCCATGGCTGGAAGCCCGCAAGCTGAAGGACAAGCGCACCCACCACCTGCTGGAACGCCCCCGAGACAACCCGGAGCGGGTCGGCATCGGCATGATGGCGTTCACGTTCTTCTTCATCGCCACCATCTCCGGCGGCAACGACGTCATCGCCGACAAGTTCCACATCAGCCTCAACGCGATGACCTGGGCCGGCCGGATCGGCCTGCTGATCCTGCCGCCGCTGGCCTACTACATCTCCGTCCGGATCTGCCTCGGTCTGCAGCAGCACGACCGCCAGGTGCTGGCGCACGGTGTGGAGACCGGCATCATCAAGCGGCTGCCGAACGGGCAGTTCGTCGAGGTCCACCAGCCGCTCGGCCCGGTCGACGACCACGGCCACCCGATCCCGCTCGAGTACGCCGGCTGGGTCGTACCGAAGAAGATGAACCGCCTCGGTGCCCTCGCGCCCGCGGTCAAGGGTTTCTTCTTCCCGGTCGAGAAGCCGGCCGAGATCCCGGTCTCGCCGGCGGTCACCGCCGAGAAGCGCGAGGAGATCAAGTCCGGGCGCTGA
- a CDS encoding Lrp/AsnC family transcriptional regulator gives MNTAIVHIDCATDSIPEVAEALAALDGVSEVYSVAGNVDLIAIVRVAKFDDIAEVIAGRISKTPGVINTESHIAFRAYSKHDLEDAFAIGLPDAD, from the coding sequence GTGAACACCGCGATCGTCCACATCGACTGCGCCACTGATTCGATTCCTGAGGTCGCCGAGGCGCTTGCGGCCCTGGACGGGGTCAGCGAGGTCTATTCGGTGGCCGGCAACGTCGACCTGATCGCCATCGTGCGGGTGGCGAAGTTCGACGACATCGCCGAGGTCATCGCGGGGCGGATCTCCAAGACGCCGGGGGTCATCAACACCGAGTCGCACATCGCGTTCCGGGCCTATTCCAAGCACGACCTGGAGGACGCGTTCGCGATCGGTCTGCCGGACGCCGACTGA
- a CDS encoding sugar phosphate nucleotidyltransferase, with protein sequence MIPVCGVVLAAGEGQRLRPLTESVPKALCPVGNLPLLDHALRRLAGVGLSGPEQVAVNAAYLAEQVVAHVGDRAHLSVEPDGPLGTSGGVGRMKDWIGGRGALVGNADAYLTDPAREPGKDIAALLDGWSGETVRMLTMPCRPGEDGGFSGHRFAGFSLMPWRYLRDLTDEDSNLVRTVWRPAEAAGELELIGYQGFYLDTGTPGDYMAANLHAAAGTNLIDPSAAVTGPVTESVVGAGAKVAGTVTRCVILPGAVVAPGESLTAAIRATNGLTVTTTPS encoded by the coding sequence GTGATCCCGGTCTGCGGTGTGGTGCTGGCCGCAGGGGAAGGGCAGCGGCTGCGACCGCTCACCGAGTCGGTGCCGAAGGCTCTCTGCCCGGTCGGCAACCTCCCGCTGCTCGACCACGCGCTGCGCCGGCTGGCCGGAGTCGGGCTCAGCGGTCCGGAGCAGGTGGCGGTGAACGCGGCCTACCTTGCCGAACAGGTTGTCGCGCACGTCGGTGACCGCGCCCACCTCTCGGTCGAGCCGGACGGGCCGCTGGGGACGTCCGGCGGCGTCGGCCGGATGAAAGACTGGATCGGCGGGCGGGGCGCTCTGGTCGGCAACGCGGACGCCTACCTGACGGATCCGGCGCGCGAGCCCGGCAAGGACATCGCCGCGCTGCTGGACGGCTGGTCCGGCGAGACGGTACGGATGCTCACCATGCCCTGCCGCCCTGGTGAGGACGGCGGTTTCAGCGGCCACCGGTTCGCGGGTTTCTCCTTGATGCCGTGGCGCTACCTGCGGGATCTGACCGACGAGGACAGCAACCTGGTCCGCACCGTGTGGCGTCCCGCGGAGGCGGCGGGCGAGCTCGAGCTGATCGGCTATCAGGGCTTCTACCTGGACACCGGCACCCCCGGCGACTACATGGCCGCCAACCTGCACGCCGCCGCCGGCACAAACCTGATCGACCCGTCCGCCGCCGTAACCGGCCCGGTCACCGAGTCAGTGGTGGGCGCGGGCGCAAAGGTCGCCGGCACAGTCACCCGATGCGTCATCTTGCCCGGCGCCGTCGTGGCTCCAGGCGAGTCCCTGACCGCCGCGATCCGCGCCACCAACGGCCTGACCGTCACCACCACCCCCAGCTGA